In Anopheles bellator chromosome 2, idAnoBellAS_SP24_06.2, whole genome shotgun sequence, the genomic stretch CAAGCAAACAACTTCAAAAACTGGCCACCCTCCATCATCCTCCGGTTTGGCGGAGGGTTTTCGTCAGCTGGCGGTAATGTTCCGCAAGCCACATCTGAGGAATGGGTGCCTGGTGTACGGCATTCAGTTTGGCATCTTGCTCGGGTACGTATGTGCCCGGTTTCGACCAGCGGCCATCTATATGCAAAAATCTGTATTCTTTCTCGATCGATTAACTACATACCGGACTAGGTTGAACACTTTCCGCCTGTGGGTGCCGCAGCTTTTCACTATCATGGAAGAGTacgagcaggagcagcagcaacttaTCAGCGATGCGGCATCATCACCGTTGAATCAGGCCTCGCTGTGCGAGATGTTAGCGTATAAGGTCAACAAAACGGAGCAGATGCAGCACCAATGGATGGATCGTGATGTAAGCAAGGTGCTACTCGGACCGGACCCCGTCGGCATGGAGCCTCTCGAAGAAATCTTAAGCTGCACAGCGGTACGTAGATACTGCGGTATCTGTCCGTCGACAAAGATCCTCCGCATTTCATTGAGGTAatgtttcttatttttgctGATATCCGTTTTCTTGCTTCCTGCCGATGAAACGCACAGACCACTGAGGGCCGTGTCTATCTTTACTCATTAATCATCGGGGGCATCGGCGTCGCAGCGTACGCCGTTACGACACTCATGATTAATTCCATCGGCAATCGGAACATTCTCGGTAAGTGAGCGGAACGCGAGGGACAAAGAGGTGGGGATCTTTAGTGTGATTCGATGTTGGTAGAACGGCCCAATGGCCAGCACTGCCCGATAGTTGCTGCAGGGAGCTGACAACTCTTCATCCATCCTTCGGACGGAGTGCTTCATCAGAGAGGCCGTTTTGGAGGATCACAAATAACGCCGATGGCGCCAATGCCCTGAACTCTGGTAGGGCGCTATCAAGACGGTTTTAGGTGCTTGGTCATTTGTGagccatttgtttgcaaaGATCGGATTTCCCGCTACATTGGTAGCTCTATTGGACGCGTATGGTCAGACgtatcattttaatttagcaGAACTGAAAACAAGATGCATCGTCAGCTAACGCCATGAGATATGCTTTCATGGAAAAGGTCAAAGACAGCATGCTTGAACATCGCTAGCCTTGAGTCAGCTAGCGTCTTCGTAACAGCTGTTCGCAAGCCTCTTCGCACTTACGGTCACCAGAAACTCATTTCGTAGGAAAAATGATCGACTTTCGAAGGTGGTCTAACAGACTGTTTTGCCAAGAAAATGTTACTAATTTGCATGAGTTTGTGACTGGCCTGTAGATTGAGCCCATAAAATATGGCCGTCAATTACGAATTCTCATTTTGCTGTGAATCCAATGAACCGTTGGCCATGACCTGCACCAACCAATGGCAATAAATCGGCGACTGTTGTGAAAGCCAgcggaaatttaattttcttcaagaTGTCTCTCTTTCAACCAGCACAGCATAAATTAACAGGATTCGCATTTTTGATCCAAATCCGCAATAATCCAATCCCTGCAGAAGCTTATTATGGTTGGTTAACCACCGGAGAAGATATTGAATTGATTTACGTTTAATTTTTCGCTCTGAATCTTAATGCTAATATAAATAATTTGCGTTAAATTTGAATATAACAATCGAAGCAAATAATTTCTAGTTAAATTCAAGGTTGAACTACACTGAAGTTTATTGGGATATTTAAAAATCATGTTCAGCCGAGCTGAAACTAATGGAACCACATCAGAAGCAGTGTATCAATGATCAATACGTTGCCAATTGAACAACTATTTACGGTTGAATGTGCCGAACAACTGGAAGCAACCAACGCATTCGGAACGCTCGAAACATTACTGTTTCTGTCGTGCACTTGAGCAATGAGCATGGTATCTTGTTATAGAAAGCTCTCGAGTTCGTATCGGACAACCACTTTTTATATGACATCGTCACATTTTCTAACGATTGATAGAAATagaaggaaaattaatgataagCGTATGTGAGAACATTATTTCATATATAATCTATCGAAGCCAGAAGATAGCTGCCAAGACATGAACAAGAAAGACAAAATTATTTGCAGACCTTTAGGGCGAATAAATTACCGGAACTCGTTAGCTTGCTCTACACATCATTACTACACAGGAACATCAAAGTGTTACACCGAATCTGCTACTTCTTTTCAGTAGCACTTCCACCCGACTAATCTGTCCATTGCACGATTTAGTTTCTCGTTTAGTATTCCAAATGCAACATTGTTCTCACACTCTCTACATCCTCCTAGTTtatgggctgctgctggcaggaTTCTGTGGAACCGCACTGTACTGGGCACGTAGCTCGCTAGTGACACTATTGCTATCAGCAGGCTACATCACTATTTGCAGCATAGCATCGACTGCCCTGGTCGGGTCCGTGGTGGCCATGTTTCCCACATCGATGAGGTAAGTATCATCCGTAATATTGCCGGTAGTAGAAGCCTGGCCGGCCCGCCCGTCCGGACTATTagcaaaagttttcgctttcccGTTGCTGCAACCCGGTTCCCGCAGAACGATGGTGGTCTCGCTGACGATGATGTTCGGTCGCACCGGTTCCATAATCGGAAATGTCGTTTTTCCCTATTTAATGGCGCTCGGGTGCCTACCTCCCTTCATCATGATAGGTGCCAGCGTGTTGAGTAAGTAACGGAGCCGAAGACGATGCTGTCGGAAATTGATGTGGTCTCTTCTTCTGTTCTCTTCCATCCGTGGCTTTAATTGTTCGCCACTGGTACAGCTGTCGCCCTGATCTCGCGGTTGCTGCCACGGACAGTGAGGAAACCCCTTCAGTGAATAACCAACACGTCAGGAAGTCATGCTGTAAATTTTTGATCAATTACCAACATTCATGGCAAACCAATTTGCGAATTATTAATCTTCGTTGCCAGTAGCAGTGTTTTGCTAATACAAGCACTTTAATGCGGAATAAATCTTTTTTCTCACCGTCAATTCTAACAACATGTTATTTTCATAGGGTTTTTCTGTAGCAATGGATATCGGAACAGTACCAGACCGCGTGTAGAATATATTCTTGCATTGGAATGTTTGTGATACATAAGGACATCTGTTGTAATTTACATTAACTATACTAAAAATCTATACTCTATACTCAAAGGGTGTCTTCtgacaccaacacaccaaccGCAAGGTCACGCTATTGAGTGGTTGCTCTTGATAAAACTGATACTAAAAATAGCGCTGTTCAGGTTTCTCCAGGTGTTTGACATGGAACGGACGTCCTGAGAAACCTCTCTTCTGCTATGATAAGctcaattaaaagaaaacgttACGCTATGCTATCCTCTCCGACCTTCTGATGGTTCTAAAGTTCTGCTGATCATTCAACTCACCTAATTTAGAGTACCGGAAAATAGGATCAAGCACCAGGCGCGAGTGTTTCACTGTAGCTTCGTTGAACAGCTTCATAGGAGAGACCACTATAGCACATGGTAATACAGATGCTGGTGATCCTAAGTGTCACTTACGCCTCGACTCACTAGCGAACGTACGGAGAACGTAACTCAATTACTTAAATGCTTAAGGGAAATTGAGTTTGACTGTCGAAAACAGCTTCCCCTATGACAAGGCAACTCGTCTTGCCGGAAGTTCCGCCGAgttccaaaattaaaatgagTTCTCTTAAGATGAAGATTCTTCGTCGAAAGAAAGCTAAGGTTCGGAGAAATGAAACTTTTAACTCCGAGCTCCTAGAGGAGAACACTCAATAgagcaaaatgaaataatctGATAACCTAATTTTTTGTCCGTGCGTCCAGATTGCGGAGCACTTGTTGAAGTTGTGGATACGAGTGCAGGCTGTTTGAACGACTTATCTATGTAAGACGAAAAAGCAGACAAggaaaagtaaattaatgTTAAAATTTTCAGCAACGCCTGATGGGTCATGTTTTACTAATGGATGTTTTAactgattattttatttcaaataacATTCGCTCAGAAAAAGGTTCATAATTCGTCATAGATCATTATTGCAGATCACTCGACTACGAATTATATAAAGTTTGCTGGATATCAATTTCGAATGGGTTGTCGGCTTTCgctttattttaaattttgcttCAATAAATTGATATGCATCCGAAAGAGTATATAATTATAGCGAGATTACTTATGATTACGATAGAGTTTGATTTGCCATATCCATGTTTCACCTAGTCAAGCAGAAAACTCTCCGTTTAACATTCGTTTCAAGCAAGGGTATCAACTTTCATCGTCCATATCAATGTTTcaagtttcgtgttttgttcgGTTTCCTGCGACCAAGGCCACCAGTAATTTGGCTTTAACTTTGTGTACAGTCCAACCAAATGATTATTCTGAAAAAATAGACTATTGAAGTTATGATAGTGCGGTTGCACTATCGATTCGATTGGGACAAAACTTGAAAGCTTTGCAGATTCAGTGCTGATTGGTtaaaaaatgattgattttattttattcgtatTTATCTCACGATAAAGCTCAAATCGCTTATGCTTTCTtctcattttatgttttgaattCATGTTTGCCCTTTTCAAACTCAGTCGCCTTCTGGCACTATAGCAACAGATGAAATTTGTGGTACTGTCGCAAACGAGAAAGCGAAGCTTACTGACTCAGGAGGCGCGCTAATGTTATCTTATCTTCAGCGGCAGAGGGAGCTTCAAATAGAAGAAAGCAATCGCAACTTTTGTTATCACCGATAGTGAAAAATATCTGCCCTGCTTGGACACCTTCCTGCATCGGGCAATCGACGGCAATCGAGTGGCCGTCAGTCATCGTCGGTCGGCCACAATAGGCACCGGACAAATCGATACCGTTGAACCGTGAAAGTGCGACGCGAAACTTTAGTGATTTTATAGCAGGCCCTTTGACGAAGAGCACGTTTGAGTTAATTTTTCTAGgttttgaaaagcaaaaaatagaTTAGATGTGCATGACACACAACGAATTTTTCTGATGCTTTACAGTTTTGGTGTGGGAAAAATGAATCAACGAAATGGAGGTGGCGCAGTGATGGTAATTAACTTATTGTATTGTGACGTCCGGTCAATGTGATATAAACAGCGCCCCATAAGGAAGCAGTGTTTCAAGCAAACGGTCTAACACAATTTCGAAGCGCCAGGTTACTCGCGACATCGCTTCCGTGTGATGAAAACTTGTGTGTACTAGTGAATCTTTCAGTGAATCCCCGatattgttgctgttgaccACATCAATTAGGTCTTATCGTTGGTGACTCAAAGAAACGATAATAAGAGAGGAAGTCAATTGCCAATCGACAGATCCggtcgacggtgacgacgggCGAGTAGCTCAAACGCGCCTTCAACATCTTGTCTTATCACGTCACTTTTAAGATGATGCCAATCTTCATTGGTGTGCTTCCGCACACTCTTATTTGAAGAGATTATCTTTTCCGAACAAGTTTGTTCGATTGTTCCGACCTACAGAGCGAAAAACTGAGAAACGCTTGTCGCAAAGCATCCGCGCTTTTTGCGGCAAGTAATTAACGCGTGTTCAGCATTGTGTCCTGACATTTACGAATGACCGAATGACCGATGGTGTCATGCGTCATGTGGCCCAAATGTGTGATTGATGGTGCCGCCCAGTCACACTGTCGGCACAAATGTTATAATGGTATCATGTATTGGTAATTTAAAGAAAGGTTATCTTTCGGCCATAGCTTTTACCGAGCGTGTCGCTTGTTTTGTAACTTTCAAATGTACATAGGCTCGTTTTTAACTGACAACCTTAACTCGTAGCATATTGGTGATATTTTTGTTGTCCTGACCTGATTTGAACAGAAATCTGCGCTGATCGCGTTCCTGATGTGTGGAGTGCCACGGCTAGTGTGGGCTGATGACTGGAGTGAGCCACGGTTTGTTTCCGGAAATGAGCAAAACATTTCGCTCAGTGCTTACAACGCTAGCCTCACGCAACAGAATGTGTGGATGGTGGAAGAAATGCCCACACCGTACATTATGCTGTACCTGAACTACAAGGGTAAGCGAATTTCTGCGCATTTGGTAATGACCTACATAAGCTTTTCGGCGAATGCAATCCTTGTCCTTTCCTCATGGCCAGGTCCAAATGAGCCGCTCATTATCTCCGCCCCAAGTAGTCTCGGTGCGAGCATGGTGAAAGCTACCGATGGCCGTTGGTGCATCAGAATCAGCAGGCGACAGGATTATGAAGTGCAGGAACAGCGTTCTCCATTGATATTGGTTTCCGTGGAAAGCGCTAGTAATCCCTATGTTATTCCCGTACAGTTGGTCAATGTTCTGGATAATGCGCCGGTAATGACGAGCGAAAATTATTGCGAAATCAACGAATTGCAGGAGAGTTTCACGTCGGAATGTTTGTATAATGTGTACCACGCCGATGGGTTCGAAAGGGGTAATATTCTCAATTCTAGTACGAATGAGATCACGTTGGAAATCGAAGACGCCAACGCCAGAGATCACTTTGAGTTTGTGCAAGCTGAGGATATGAGACCGGAAGATCCTATTCACAATATTCTGTACTTTCTGAGGTAGGTAGTTAAAACATCAAGCTATTGCTGGCCACAGAGGAGCTTTTAAACTCGTGCTTAACCTTGAACATCATCATACTTTTAATATGACTGCAAATTTTTTTATgacattttgaaatttttcggaccatccatttttatttgtttaagTCTACAATTTTGAACCTTACCCATTTCAATTTGAACATTACTCAACGTGGTCGGACACAACAAAGAACAAATAGGGATGATATATTTTTAGCAACGGTTTTTTAAACCTTGTTAAATTGATGAACGAGGAATTGGTCTACGAACATGGTAATTTTCTGAGTTATATTTGGGTAAATAATACATTAATATGTTTTATAAAACTTCGACGTTAATTAAAACCGACATCAACTCAATCCAGCAGGGATGGGTGAGCTCAACGGAGTAAATATTGCCTAATGAAATCAGGAGCCTAGATCAACatgattcaattttaaatgtttacatttgtaATGATacttggtttgttttgtagatGATGTATCACAGGCACACATAGCTCCCAAGTAAACCCCAAATTTAAAACCCATAGTAAACcgcaaatttaaaaccaaaatataaGGTAGAACCGGGACGTActtatttatatatttttgatatatttatcatatttttgatttttgaaaatatttgaatattgaattCTTATTAGTTCTAATATTTGAATTCTCATTTAACTGAGCATGCGAATGAGGTTAATTTTTGCTGTTCTTGCCCCCAAAAGTTTACACCTCatcgttgttattgtttctgaATGTAAAATAGTAATAGAAAATTTTTCATGTTAGGGTAAACAAAAAGTTGGACTATGCAGAGAAATCGTTGTTCAACTTCGTTACCAACGTTTACGATCTGGATCGGACACATTCgtttaaaataaacaccatTGTCAAGGTTCGCAATGTGGACAGTCGTAATCCCACTTTCATACGACCGTTCACCACCCAACGGATAATGGAAAAGGAAGAGTATCGTACTACCGTAATCGCTATTGACAGTGATACGGAACTTAACAATCCAATATGCTACAGGTTGCTGACCGCGAACTCTGAATGTAAGTTTGAATCTGTGGTTTTTGCGCTTATAAgtgggtttttttaaatttttatgctccatttgGTAGatcaaaaatattttgctaTTGGAGAAAATAGCGGTGAGTTGACCGTCCATCCAATTGACCGAGATAGTGAGCAGAATGAGCTTTATCCATTCACGGTAGGATCAATGATAACCCAACACTGCTGCTCTTTCCGGAAAATCTGACCCCTTCGATCTCTCCATAGATCACAGCCTACAAGTGCCATAACCCTAGCAATGAAACTAGTATTGAGGGAGCTATAATTCTCGAGGACAAAAATGATTGTTATCCGGAGTTTGATGTCAAACCGCATGAGCTGCAGTTTTGGGAAAACACTATAATGGAGCTCGCCTTTGAACGGTTTATCGTTGAAGACCGTGATCTTGGCGAGCACGCCCGTTACACGGTGCATCTATCGGAAACGGTAGAGGGGAGCACACAGGAAACAGAGTCCTTCGCCATCATCCCGTCTAACGGTTACCAAAAGACGGCATTTACGATTAACGTAAACAACGCGGCAAAGCTTGACTTTGAAGTTCCCGAACGCCAAACCTTTCAACTGCATGTAACAGCACGAGAACCGATCGAGCCATCACACGAGCGCCTGCAGACGATCACCGTGCGACTGCAAAACTGGAACGACGAGGTACCGAAGTTCAACCAAGAAGAGTATCAGATCAGCGTGCTTGAAACTATCGGAGAAAACCATCTGCTGGCAACGATTTCGGTAACGGATCGTGACATTGACGATGGAATCAGCTTAGCAGCACTGGGACGAATTGCCGAGAGCCTGGACATAGtggcgcttccggttggcaTGGACTCGGGTATACCGAGCTATGGCTTTGAGATCAAAACAAAggtggcaaacattttcgACTATGATATCGCCAAAGAGGTTATCGTTCAACTGCTTGCCGAAGACAAGCTGCAAACAGACCGACGCGAGCCACTTCATCAGATATTTTCTCAGCTGTCCGTAAATGTGATCGATGTGAACAATAAGCCACCGCAAATAACTTTGGTATGAAAACTGGTGTCGGATGCCAATTGGCCGTGTAATGCAGAATTTGTTTTGTGTAGCCCCGCGGAACGTTGCACATACCGGAGAATTCCGTCGCCGAGACGGTCGTAATCATCGGCGAAGCCGAAGCGGGAGAGATCATTGGAACCGATCCTGATACCGAGGCAGATCTGATGTTCAGCATCGATTGGAGTAGCAGCTACGGCTCGAAGAGTGGTGTTCGCGCGAAGGCTGAAATGTACCAAAAGTAACTATAGCTTTCGATTCAACAGTCCAAGTGTACCAAATagcgaaaaatgttttccttctgGAATTGGTTTCCAGCTGTTTTTACATTGATGAGCAACGCGTGAATCGTCAGCGTACCATTGGAACGTTACGCGTTAACCCGGATTTCAGCTTTGACGTTGACTACGAGATGTACGACACGTTATTTCTCATGATTCGTCTCGTAGATCGTAACCAAACCATCATGCCCAACGAGGCAGTAGCAATGATTACGGTACAGATTGACGATGAAAATGATAACGCACCAGAGTTTGACAAAGATACTCTCACAGCGGTCCGAACGGTGAAGGAACGTTCCGATGCTGGCGTCACGATAGGAAATATAATTGCATACGATATCGATGGACCTGGCAATAACGAAATGACGTTCTCGATGACGTAAGTTTCCGTCTAAACGTTTTGGGAGTGATGGACAAATTAaagatttcttattttatcaGACCCATGAACTCCGACCACCAGGGATGGATGAGCATAGATCAGAACGGAATCATTCGAGTAGAAGGAAACCGAACCATCGACTGTGACACTCCTCCGATTGAGGTGGTTTTGCAAAACGTATCAGTCGCGGACTGGAAATGGACCACCAGTCACGTGTTCACGATCGTGCTGATGGATACGAACAATAAGCTCCCGTATCACGACCCCTTTCCCGACGAGGGCCGTGTGTACAAATTCGAGAAAATGAAGTCCAAAAGCACGGTGGCGGTCATTGAGGGCAACGATCAGGACCGAGACACGGCTTATCACACCGTATCGTACGAGATCAATTATAAGGATTTTCCGCAGCTGCAACGATACTTTGAAGTTGACAGTAGTGGTAACGTGTACGTGAAGGATAACAATGAACCGCTCGATAGGGATGCCGGATTGGAGAGCATTATGATAAACATTTTGATGGTCGACAATGCCGGAGGCTACGACAGTAAGCAATCACAGTTTGCAGTTAACTTTGTTCATTGTTTACGTACGGTATGATGAGGTTTCAATTACTTCATCACTGGTCTTAGGACGGTGAACGAGTCTGAATTACTCAGGACTATAAATGGCATTCAATCACTGCAGCTTGTGCGCGGCACTAATCATTGTTTCAATCTTTTCATGCGCCAGCTCAAAATCGTGTTTCTACAAACATTTATCTGACCTTGCTTGATATAAATGATCATTACCCGGAGCTGCCGGACCTAGCTGCTGAGAGCTCCGAGGTTTCCGAAGATGCCAAGGAAGGGCACATAATAAAGGCAGATTTGGCAGCTATCGATTTGGACGATAGGTTGACGCCGaatgcaaaaatcaattatcataTACGAAAAGTGACCCCTGGTAGGTGCAAGCCACTTCATGAAAATTCTCCACACTTATAACCGTTacatttgcatactttttgAATGCAGGAGTCGGAACATCGCTTTTTTCGTTAGAAAACGACAACGAATACAATGCCACACTCAAAGCAGCAACCGACTTGAAGGGATATTATGGCAACTGGACTCTCAAAATCGAGGTGAGTTGGCTACACGTAAATTCATTGCGTAACGGCGAGGGTGTGAAAGTCGAACAAACGGTTTGCTCTTCTACATTCCCTTAGGCATGTGATCGAGGCAGCGAATATGAACCAATTATTAAACTCCCTGAACCTGCCCAAGACAACTGTAGAACTCGGGATTACGCACTGGTCATAAATCCGTACAACTATCAGGCACCGACCATCGCGTTCCCATCGCGCAACACTCAACTACGCCTAAAGTAAGTCCAGCGCTATCAGAAACACACTGAATGCTTATT encodes the following:
- the LOC131207528 gene encoding cadherin-23-like: MCGVPRLVWADDWSEPRFVSGNEQNISLSAYNASLTQQNVWMVEEMPTPYIMLYLNYKGPNEPLIISAPSSLGASMVKATDGRWCIRISRRQDYEVQEQRSPLILVSVESASNPYVIPVQLVNVLDNAPVMTSENYCEINELQESFTSECLYNVYHADGFERGNILNSSTNEITLEIEDANARDHFEFVQAEDMRPEDPIHNILYFLRVNKKLDYAEKSLFNFVTNVYDLDRTHSFKINTIVKVRNVDSRNPTFIRPFTTQRIMEKEEYRTTVIAIDSDTELNNPICYRLLTANSEYQKYFAIGENSGELTVHPIDRDSEQNELYPFTITAYKCHNPSNETSIEGAIILEDKNDCYPEFDVKPHELQFWENTIMELAFERFIVEDRDLGEHARYTVHLSETVEGSTQETESFAIIPSNGYQKTAFTINVNNAAKLDFEVPERQTFQLHVTAREPIEPSHERLQTITVRLQNWNDEVPKFNQEEYQISVLETIGENHLLATISVTDRDIDDGISLAALGRIAESLDIVALPVGMDSGIPSYGFEIKTKVANIFDYDIAKEVIVQLLAEDKLQTDRREPLHQIFSQLSVNVIDVNNKPPQITLPRGTLHIPENSVAETVVIIGEAEAGEIIGTDPDTEADLMFSIDWSSSYGSKSGVRAKAEMYQNCFYIDEQRVNRQRTIGTLRVNPDFSFDVDYEMYDTLFLMIRLVDRNQTIMPNEAVAMITVQIDDENDNAPEFDKDTLTAVRTVKERSDAGVTIGNIIAYDIDGPGNNEMTFSMTPMNSDHQGWMSIDQNGIIRVEGNRTIDCDTPPIEVVLQNVSVADWKWTTSHVFTIVLMDTNNKLPYHDPFPDEGRVYKFEKMKSKSTVAVIEGNDQDRDTAYHTVSYEINYKDFPQLQRYFEVDSSGNVYVKDNNEPLDRDAGLESIMINILMVDNAGGYDTQNRVSTNIYLTLLDINDHYPELPDLAAESSEVSEDAKEGHIIKADLAAIDLDDRLTPNAKINYHIRKVTPGVGTSLFSLENDNEYNATLKAATDLKGYYGNWTLKIEACDRGSEYEPIIKLPEPAQDNCRTRDYALVINPYNYQAPTIAFPSRNTQLRLKYESLYNGRPLNDTNGSLLGDFTAIDNDGGIFGDVTFTLKSTDDGGKDHEVFRVDKIDRKTGQLVLENALAVQPYPKDYSITVVATDGGDKQTEAPINIVFIDMTGEPAFLEPSFDTDFTENEEGRDERRQLPFAEDPKNAGLPPGVQTNVFYYIDKTFGNASHLFELDSVSNVLRLAVLLDREDIPNHEIRVVATNNENGPPLPIVESSTALLVVRIRVNDVNDNPPVFQQRFYAAGITTNDRVQKPLFRVFAEDPDEDEIIRYEIVVGSVETVGENLQTDTLPFRLDPGSGELTLQQKVQPSQKGYYQFTIIAFDRDDTHNDTVSAKIYIVSESNRVTFVFLNSVDEIDHPDTRDFLSQQLSASYDMECNIDDIDQAVEERQATISSETDVRTHFILNNQAVEASTIQRKSSNRTFVTELKTALRSRNLSLQNVPTPEEPLSEVDETLQVILIVVAGALAVLCVILVVAFFVKIRSLNRQLKALSATDFGSISSDRQGKPVRNVPTTNIFSVEGSNPVLNDNEFGRSRGAFYDDLSIQSEESDFMDMDKDMFATKKKEGLSPAFLEHIRQRSLNPLVNTTASTSLDSASTAVHQKIDETEDELSHRF